TCCGCGCTGCCCCGACTCACCATCCAGCTGGCCAAGCTGCCGCTGCCGACCGTTCCGGGCAGTGCCGAGGACCTCAAGGAGGACACCGGCTTCCCGGAGTACTCCGTCATCGAGCGGCGCACGGCGAACGCGCACGAGTACCTGACCGGCATGATCATCGGCTGCGGCGGCATCGCCGCCCTGTTCGCCGTGATCGCCGCGGGCAACGGCTCCATCTGGGGCCCGCTGCTGGCGATCGTGGTGACGCTGGTTCTGCTGCTGCGCGGCCGGTCCTACGCGAACGGCGCGCAGGCGGTGGCGCTGCTGGCCAGCGGCATGGTCGCGGGCGCGGGCGTGCTGCTGGGGTGGCTGGTGCAGTCCTCTCCGGGCGACCGGCTGCTGTGGGTGTTCGGCACCCTCGTCGTGCTCGGCGCGGGCGCGCTGGTGCTCGGCGTGATCTTCCCCAGCCAGAAGTTCTCCCCGGTGCTGCGGCGCACGGTCGACGTGCTGGAGGCCATCCTGATCGCCGCGGTGCTGCCGCTGGCGCTGGCGGTGATGGACCTCTACGTGGCCATGCGCCAGCTCATCCCCGCGTGAGGCCCTGATGCGCATCCGAAGGATCGCCGCGCTGGCCGCGGTGACGGTCACGCTCGTGAGCGCGCCCGGCGCGTACGCGCAGCCGACCACGACCAAGAACCAGGACAGCCGGCCGAACTCGCAGCCGCCGCCCGTCGACAGGAACTTCCTCAGGGGGTTCGCGGACCCCAGGGAAGACGTCGACTACAAGAAGAAGACCCAGTGCATCACCTCGGGCACGGGTGACAAGCGGATCCCGCGCAAGCCCTGGGGCCAGATGCAGCTCCGGCTGGAGGAAGCGCACCGCTTCGCCACCGGCAAGGGCGTCATGCTGGCGATCATCGACACCGGCGTCAACGACAAGCACCCGCGGCTCGCCGGCCGGGTCACGCCGGGTGGTGACTACGTGGAGACCGCCGAAAAGGGGGTCGTCGACTGCGACGGCCACGGCACCGAGGTCGCGGGCGTGGCGGCGGCGAGCCGGGACGACGAGACCGGTTTCGTGGGCGCCGCACCCGACGCGAGCTTGCTGGCGATCAGGCAGACCAGCGACAACTACGAGTACAAGGACCCGGGCAACGTCGACAACCGGGCGACCGCGGGCAAGGTCGGCACCCTGGCGCAGGCCATCGTGACCTCCGCGACCAGGGGCGCGAAGGTCATCAACATCTCGCTGACGTCGTGCGCGGCGCCGAGTGAGCCCAGCAACCCGGAACGCGAACTCCAGGCCGCGATCGACTGGGCGGTGAAGGACAAGGACGTCGTCATCGTGACCGCGGCGGGCAACCTCGGCCAGGAAGGCGGGTGCGGGGCGCAGAACGACAACCAGGACCCGAAGAACGTCAAGGTCGTCGCGTCACCGCCGTGGTACGCCGACAACGTGCTGTCCGTCGGGTCGGTGAACATCAACGGCGATGTGTCGTCGTTCTCCGTGTGGGGACCGTGGGTCAGCGTGGCCGCGCCGGGCGAGGACATCGTCACGCTCGACCCCGCCGGCAACGGCCTGACCGACGCCACCACCAACGCCAACGGGCAGCCCACCCCCATCCAGGGCACCAGCTTCGCGTCGCCGTACGTGGCGGGCGTGGTCGCGCTGGTGCGGGAACGCTTCCCGCACCTGAACGCGCACCAGGTGATGGACCGGATCAAGTCCACCGCACAGCACCCGGGCAACCCGAACGGCCGGGACCACAAGGTCGGCTACGGGATCATCAACCCGGTGGCGGCGCTGACGGCCGAGCTGCCGTCCGAGCGCGAGGGCGCGAAGCCCGCGGCGCCCAAGCAGCTGCTGACGACCCTGGACCCGCCGGACCCGCCGAACAACGCGCCGATGATCGTGGCGCTGTCCGGCACGGGCGCGGGCGTCGGGCTCCTGCTGCTGACGCTGTTCATCGTGCACACCGTCAGCCGCAACCGGGACAAGCGAGCCACCGTCCCGGTGCGACGCTCGTCGATCTAGTCCACGAACGACAGAAGGGCCGCCCCCATCGGGCGGCCCTTCTTGTTGTCGGCGCTCAGTTGTCCGCGCTTGTTGTCCGCGCTCAGTCCTCGCCCAGCACCGGCGGGGCGGACTTCTTGGGCTTGCCGAAGACCTGCTCGGTCGAGCCCGCCAGCTGGACCTTCGACTTGTGCTCCTTGTCGCCGCCCTGCTGACCGCCGCCCGCGCCGCCCATCATCCCCATGCCGCCCATCATCCCGCCGCCCGCACCGGCGGACGCCGGACCGGACGGACCCGCGGCCGCCGCGGCCGGACGGGCGCCCTGGTCCAGGGGACGGGGCTCGGACACCGCCGTCGACCCGCCCTGCTGCATGCGATCCGGCGCGTCCCCACCGGGCACACCACCGGGCACACCACCGCCACCACCAGGGACGCCGCCGCCACCGCCACCCGGCATGCCGCCACCGGAACCCGAACCGGCACCACCGCCGGCAGCGGCCGGCTTGGTCTCGGCCGGCGGGGTGGCCGGGGGCTGTGGCACGGTCGGCTTCGCCGGCTCCGTGAACGTCCAGTTCTGCTCGGGGTACTTGTGCTCCATCTTCACGTCGGCGAAGTCCGCCGAACCGGAAACCCCGTCGCACAGCCGGAGGAACGCCTCCAGCACGTCGCGCACCGACTCGTGCAGCTCCTTCGCCGGGTCGTGCAGCTCGTCCAACGCCTCCATCACGCGCCGGTCGCCGTCCACCGGCAACGCCGCCGCGCCGGACACCGTGTCGGCCGCCTCGGCGAACACCCGGGACATGTCCTCGACGATGTCGCGGATGCCCTCGGCGGTGTGGTCCAGCGCCTCGCCCATCGCGTGCATCGCGTCGGACATGTCGTGCCCGGCCAGACCGACCTTCTGCATGTGCTCCACGAACGAGTCCGCGTCCTTGCCCTGCCACGCCGAGTCCAGCTTGCCCAGCGGCTTGGTCAGGTCGCGCGTCACGTGCTCGGCGACGAGCCCGGCCTTGCGCCAGCGCTCGGCCTCGTCGTGCAGGTCGTTCCAGTCGCCGACGACGGGCGTGAAGTAGTCCGCCACGAGATCGCGCACGCCGAGCCGCCGGCTGATCCCGGACAGGTAGTCCAGCTCCGGCCCGACCGCCGCGGCGATCTGGTTGCCGTCCTTGCCCCGCATCAGAGCGTCCCCGTCCGGCGTTCCACGGCCTTGATCATCGCGACCGCTTCGTCGTCCTGCGCGCCGTAGTGCTCGGCCACCTCGTGCAGCCCCTTCGCCGCCGACGTCAGCACCTCGCACGCCCGGTCGAGCTGCTGGTTCAGCATCGCCGCGGCCCGGCCGTACGCCTCGGCGTTGCGCAGCGTCCGCCCCAGCTCGCCGAAGCTCTGCGGGCGCACCGGATCCTCCCGCAGCTCGGCCCGCGCACGGGTCAGCTCCTCGGCCGCCTCGTCGACGCGCTTCGCGTACAGCTCCAGCCAGCGCGGGTCGACCGACACCTTCCCGGTGCCCGTCGCCGCGATCGCGGGCCTGCGTGTGACCTCGTTCACCACGACACCTCCCGCACCCTATGACGGGATCCGGCCCACGCCGGTTCCGCCGAACGGGGTCAGCTGCCCTGCTTCTTCGCCTGCTCCTCGGGCAGCAGGCTGTTGCCCTTCGGCGCCGGGATGGAGTCCCAGCTGCGGGCGGCCTCGTTGCGGTTGAGCTGCGGCCCGTTGGGCAGCAGGCGCAGGATCGACTCCGGTCCGGGCGCGAACCCGTCCCCGCCCAAGCCCAGCGCGCCGCTCGTCGTCTTGTCCGGGATGCCGTACTTCACGCCGCGCCCGGTGATCAGGTGGATCGGGCCGCTGCCGAAGTCCTGGGTGGACGTCGCGCTGCGCACCACGGCCGCCTTGCCGGGCATCATCACGAACTCGCTGACGACCTCGCCGGTCGCGCCGACCTGGTTGATGGACACCGGCCGGGTGCCGGCCGGGATCGGCAGCGACGGCGCGATGGTCACCTTGGTGTGCTGCGACTTGTTGTCCGACGTGACGTCCTTCGCCTGCCAGCCGAGGCAGACCACCCGGTTGTTCTGGTTGGCGTCCAACACCTCCGGCACGTCCGGCGGGTAGTCGGAGAAGTCGAGCTGCTCGGTGGTCGGCGCGTTGTTGATGTCCGCGATGTCCACGAGCTTCGGATCGCCCTGCGCGTAGGCCGCGCGGAGCAGGTCGGCCGCGGCCCGGCTGACCCTCTGGATGCCGTCCTTCAGCAGCACGTGGAACTCGGAACCTGCGCCGGCGCGGCGGACCTCGATCACGCCGCCGACCTTCAGGTCGGTCGTCCTGGTGATGTACGTCACCTTCTGGCCGCGGCCCGCGATCTCGGGCGCCACCAAAGGCTTCGCCTCGGGGATCGCGTTGAGCAGACCGCTGCTGATCGCCCGCGGCGGCTTGTTCGCCAGGTTCAACGCGTTGCGGACCTTCTCGTCGCCCAAGTCGACCTTCGCACGCACCGTGGAGGTCGAGGTGATCTTGGAGTTCACCGGCGCCTTGTAGATCAGGTACGCCTGCTTGTCGTCCGTGCCCACGCGCACCAGCAGGGCGCGGTTGCCGTCGAGCGGGTCGCCGCCGCCGCTGATCCCGGCCAGCACGGTGGTGGTGAACTTGCCCGGCGCCGCCGGGTCGTTCAGCGCCTCGTCCAAGTGCAGCGTGTCGCACACGGACCAGTCCGAACCGATCCGGTCCGCCGGCTTGGGCAGCACGTCCGGGCCGTCCGGGATACCGGTCAACCGACCCTTGGGCAGCTTCGACAACGCCTTCTCGCTGACCAGTTTCGGCGCGCCGCCCGCGGCCTCCGGCGCCGCCTGGTTCACCGCGCCCGCCGCCGCGTCGCCGCCGCCGACCGACCCCTGGTCCGCGGTCTGCTGCTGCAACAGCAGCAGCCGCGCGGACGCCAGGTTCGTCATCGGGATCAGCGTCTTCGTCCCGCCGAGTTCGCTGACGACGTAGACCTGGCCCGTCTCCTTGGAGATGGCGATCTTCGTGTCACCGCCGAGCTGCGGGTTCGGCGAGAAGAAGCCGAAGATGAGGAACCCGATCATCCCGACGATGCCCAGCAGGACGCCCACCGCGGTCGCGCGCGAGTGGGTGCGCATCGGGTCGTGCAGCATCACCGCGTCTCTGCGAACCAGGGCGGACTGCATCCTGCGCAGCACGAAGCGGTAGGCCTGGACCTGTGACTTGGTGGTGGGTGTTGATGCCATTCTCGGCTCGCTGCTCTCCCAGTCGCGGTACGGTCTGCACGATAGCCGGACGGCGGGTGGTCCGTGTGCGGGTTGGTCAGACCCGGTCGGTCCACCCGGCGCACGCCGACGGAAAGAGAACCAGAGCGGATGTCCGTGACCACCCCACATCCGGGCCCACCCAACCCCGCCATGGCACGCGCGCAGGCCGCAGGTGGCGCCGTGCGCGCCGCGCTGCTCCGGGCACGGCGCCGCACCACGGGCGCGAGCCTGGGCGCGCTGCCGGTCGCCAACGTGGTCGTGCTGGAGGTCGGCGTCGCCATCGCCCTGGTCCTGCTGGCGATCGGCGCCACCGGCGACGGGATCGAGCCCGTGCACATGTACATCGGGGGCGGGATCGTGCTGATCGCGTTGATCCTCGCGTTCACCAGGTCACGGGGTCGCTGGCTGACCC
This is a stretch of genomic DNA from Saccharothrix ecbatanensis. It encodes these proteins:
- the mycP gene encoding type VII secretion-associated serine protease mycosin → MRIRRIAALAAVTVTLVSAPGAYAQPTTTKNQDSRPNSQPPPVDRNFLRGFADPREDVDYKKKTQCITSGTGDKRIPRKPWGQMQLRLEEAHRFATGKGVMLAIIDTGVNDKHPRLAGRVTPGGDYVETAEKGVVDCDGHGTEVAGVAAASRDDETGFVGAAPDASLLAIRQTSDNYEYKDPGNVDNRATAGKVGTLAQAIVTSATRGAKVINISLTSCAAPSEPSNPERELQAAIDWAVKDKDVVIVTAAGNLGQEGGCGAQNDNQDPKNVKVVASPPWYADNVLSVGSVNINGDVSSFSVWGPWVSVAAPGEDIVTLDPAGNGLTDATTNANGQPTPIQGTSFASPYVAGVVALVRERFPHLNAHQVMDRIKSTAQHPGNPNGRDHKVGYGIINPVAALTAELPSEREGAKPAAPKQLLTTLDPPDPPNNAPMIVALSGTGAGVGLLLLTLFIVHTVSRNRDKRATVPVRRSSI
- a CDS encoding WXG100 family type VII secretion target, with amino-acid sequence MRGKDGNQIAAAVGPELDYLSGISRRLGVRDLVADYFTPVVGDWNDLHDEAERWRKAGLVAEHVTRDLTKPLGKLDSAWQGKDADSFVEHMQKVGLAGHDMSDAMHAMGEALDHTAEGIRDIVEDMSRVFAEAADTVSGAAALPVDGDRRVMEALDELHDPAKELHESVRDVLEAFLRLCDGVSGSADFADVKMEHKYPEQNWTFTEPAKPTVPQPPATPPAETKPAAAGGGAGSGSGGGMPGGGGGGVPGGGGGVPGGVPGGDAPDRMQQGGSTAVSEPRPLDQGARPAAAAAGPSGPASAGAGGGMMGGMGMMGGAGGGQQGGDKEHKSKVQLAGSTEQVFGKPKKSAPPVLGED
- the eccB gene encoding type VII secretion protein EccB, whose translation is MASTPTTKSQVQAYRFVLRRMQSALVRRDAVMLHDPMRTHSRATAVGVLLGIVGMIGFLIFGFFSPNPQLGGDTKIAISKETGQVYVVSELGGTKTLIPMTNLASARLLLLQQQTADQGSVGGGDAAAGAVNQAAPEAAGGAPKLVSEKALSKLPKGRLTGIPDGPDVLPKPADRIGSDWSVCDTLHLDEALNDPAAPGKFTTTVLAGISGGGDPLDGNRALLVRVGTDDKQAYLIYKAPVNSKITSTSTVRAKVDLGDEKVRNALNLANKPPRAISSGLLNAIPEAKPLVAPEIAGRGQKVTYITRTTDLKVGGVIEVRRAGAGSEFHVLLKDGIQRVSRAAADLLRAAYAQGDPKLVDIADINNAPTTEQLDFSDYPPDVPEVLDANQNNRVVCLGWQAKDVTSDNKSQHTKVTIAPSLPIPAGTRPVSINQVGATGEVVSEFVMMPGKAAVVRSATSTQDFGSGPIHLITGRGVKYGIPDKTTSGALGLGGDGFAPGPESILRLLPNGPQLNRNEAARSWDSIPAPKGNSLLPEEQAKKQGS